In the Bacteroidota bacterium genome, one interval contains:
- a CDS encoding MoxR family ATPase has product MATTTTDVASRTASASTANGRDVEAAAELVRKYHEMKREIAKVIVGQDAVIDELMIALLARGHCLLVGVPGLAKTLLIRTVSSVLDLAFSRIQFTPDLMPSDITGTEILEQNLSTGAKEFRFIRGPIFANIILADEINRTPPKTQAALLEAMQEHHVTAANVTYTLTEPFFVLATQNPIEQEGTYPLPEAQLDRFMFNLWLDYPSEKEEIEIVRTTTSSYAAGLSKIMSSEEICKFQDLVRTVPVADNVIEYAVRLVAKTRSKKSKPTGSAIATDLVSKYVSYGAGPRASQYLVLGAKVRAILDGRYTPSIEDVRALALPVLRHRIITNFNAEAEGLTSVDIIERLVRE; this is encoded by the coding sequence ATGGCTACTACAACAACAGATGTTGCCTCTCGCACGGCGTCCGCTTCAACTGCAAACGGTCGCGACGTGGAAGCCGCGGCAGAACTCGTTCGCAAATACCATGAGATGAAACGCGAGATCGCCAAAGTCATCGTCGGACAGGATGCTGTCATTGATGAATTGATGATCGCTCTGCTCGCGCGCGGACATTGCCTGCTGGTCGGCGTGCCCGGCCTTGCAAAAACATTGCTAATTCGGACTGTCAGTTCTGTTCTTGATTTAGCCTTCAGTCGTATTCAGTTCACCCCCGATCTCATGCCGAGCGACATCACTGGCACGGAGATCCTTGAACAGAACCTTTCCACGGGCGCCAAGGAATTTCGCTTTATTCGCGGACCCATCTTCGCGAATATCATCCTGGCCGACGAGATCAACCGTACGCCGCCAAAAACACAGGCGGCGCTTCTGGAAGCGATGCAAGAACATCACGTGACGGCGGCAAATGTGACCTACACACTCACCGAGCCGTTCTTCGTGCTTGCAACGCAAAACCCGATCGAACAAGAGGGCACATATCCGCTGCCGGAAGCGCAGCTCGACCGGTTTATGTTCAATCTTTGGCTAGACTATCCATCCGAAAAGGAGGAGATTGAGATCGTTCGGACAACGACGAGTTCGTACGCGGCGGGCCTTTCCAAGATCATGAGTTCGGAGGAGATTTGCAAGTTTCAGGATCTTGTCCGCACCGTACCGGTCGCCGACAACGTAATCGAGTATGCGGTGCGACTTGTGGCAAAAACTCGTAGCAAGAAGTCAAAGCCGACCGGATCGGCGATTGCGACAGACCTCGTCTCGAAGTATGTCAGCTACGGCGCAGGCCCGCGTGCCTCGCAATATCTTGTTCTCGGGGCAAAAGTCCGTGCGATTCTCGACGGCCGCTACACCCCATCGATCGAAGATGTTCGCGCACTCGCGCTTCCCGTACTTCGCCATCGAATCATTACGAATTTCAATGCGGAGGCTGAGGGTCTCACTAGCGTGGATATTATCGAACGGCTCGTTCGGGAATAA
- a CDS encoding septal ring lytic transglycosylase RlpA family protein, producing the protein MLIQPNQLMGMPVATSVVAGAARKIEQHVKELPEAAVTTARALISAEERLRQRIGSALRVTLATLFFLVSGLISLGANAAVAAASALAKKVSPQSEVHERSHRAKRTKSHLRTKLHGRSLVLRHSELHSEMSYHQRGIASWYGNQFDHRRTASGVRFNTHAMMAAHRTLPFGSKVRVTNMTNHKSCVVEITDRGPFKPGRIIDLSRAAAQQLDMAQTGTARVEIEVLGTETMFQEIASETYEDSSFEHRRPVFDGIPSTPERTLDSMSKAAPDQASR; encoded by the coding sequence ATGCTAATCCAACCGAATCAGCTTATGGGAATGCCCGTGGCAACCAGCGTAGTCGCTGGCGCTGCTCGTAAAATCGAGCAGCATGTCAAGGAGCTTCCGGAAGCTGCCGTAACAACTGCTCGTGCGCTAATCAGCGCTGAGGAGCGGCTCCGGCAGCGAATCGGTTCGGCATTGCGCGTCACGTTAGCGACGCTCTTCTTCTTAGTCTCAGGCCTGATTTCCTTGGGCGCGAACGCTGCCGTTGCCGCAGCTTCCGCGCTTGCCAAGAAAGTAAGTCCTCAGTCAGAAGTCCACGAGCGGAGCCATCGCGCAAAGCGAACCAAGTCCCATCTGAGAACGAAGCTACATGGACGATCCCTCGTCCTCCGTCACTCGGAGCTTCATTCTGAGATGTCTTACCATCAGCGAGGAATCGCGTCGTGGTATGGTAATCAATTCGATCACCGTCGGACGGCCAGCGGCGTCCGATTTAACACGCACGCCATGATGGCTGCCCACCGGACACTTCCCTTCGGGAGCAAAGTCCGGGTTACGAACATGACCAATCACAAGTCATGCGTCGTCGAAATCACCGATCGGGGTCCGTTCAAGCCCGGGCGCATTATTGATCTGAGCCGAGCCGCGGCGCAACAACTCGACATGGCCCAGACTGGTACGGCGCGAGTCGAGATCGAGGTGCTTGGCACCGAGACGATGTTCCAGGAGATCGCCTCCGAAACCTACGAGGATTCCTCGTTCGAGCATCGTCGTCCGGTGTTCGATGGCATTCCGTCGACTCCAGAGCGAACGCTCGACAGCATGTCAAAGGCCGCGCCCGATCAGGCATCTCGCTAA
- a CDS encoding helix-turn-helix transcriptional regulator yields MTISAIIAENVRGFRTQRGWSQARLAEEARLHPNYIGYVERAERHITVHKLVDVARVLKVKPSLFLIEGAYRKSAKELNTVLHCD; encoded by the coding sequence GTGACGATCAGCGCAATCATCGCCGAGAATGTCAGAGGGTTCCGAACTCAGCGGGGTTGGTCTCAAGCACGACTTGCAGAAGAGGCAAGGCTACATCCCAATTACATCGGTTATGTAGAACGCGCCGAACGACACATCACGGTTCATAAACTGGTTGACGTTGCTCGGGTCTTAAAGGTCAAACCGTCCCTATTCTTGATTGAAGGCGCATATAGAAAGTCAGCAAAAGAGTTGAACACAGTGCTCCATTGCGACTAA
- the rbfA gene encoding 30S ribosome-binding factor RbfA, translating to MSIRTERVAGEVQQALAHLFQTDFADLSDGLITITKVRMSPDLRSGRVYVSLLGGSRPAEKTLEAIEAEVPHIRHAITKSVRLKFVPELHFYIDDTAENVSRVEEIFRKIHEADKPADTE from the coding sequence ATGTCCATCCGAACCGAACGCGTAGCCGGGGAAGTGCAGCAGGCGCTAGCCCATCTGTTTCAAACCGATTTCGCGGATTTGAGCGACGGCCTTATCACTATCACAAAAGTCCGCATGTCGCCCGATCTTCGGAGCGGTCGTGTATATGTCAGCTTGCTCGGCGGTTCGCGTCCGGCAGAGAAGACGCTCGAAGCCATCGAGGCCGAAGTGCCGCATATTCGGCACGCCATCACGAAATCGGTGCGTTTGAAGTTCGTCCCAGAACTCCATTTCTATATCGATGACACTGCCGAGAATGTCTCTCGTGTCGAGGAAATCTTCCGGAAGATCCACGAAGCCGATAAACCGGCAGACACAGAATGA
- the infB gene encoding translation initiation factor IF-2, with the protein MSETAVAQGATPDTKGDSAKKITVRTLATEINVSHETLISFLQKKGYTSVKTIMSKIEPDALDAVMKQFGKDKDVAEKRHKKLAAFKEQRAKTREDYLSDHPDQRRTEEPGTAEVAAPVTAPPVAAPIVAASPVTPSAPIEVSAPETIELPPVEAPEPVAPDLVAAAATPTEVEVPEAQTPEAAEPEVEAQPAAEIATEVEPEPVEEVSVVAEGPAPETEIAEGAEGGTATHGPEGAGGIRRKHRRKTVIATGDPMDLRVALPGLKIKGKIELEPKEQPQLRTRGADGRLGTKLKGLATKHAPTTAKPAGTGEEGEIVKKRRGKSVDARDVKDAVRRTLAGIDESSALSRRAKARRARRSERAEEQERRGAEEAARDRTVINATEFLTANELANLMNVDVGDIISKCIALGLMVSINQRLEKDTIQLVADEFGYSVEFQDEFTTETLDDTPDEPETLKSRPPVVTIMGHVDHGKTSLLDYIRKANVVAGESGGITQHIGAYEVTNSLGHRIAFLDTPGHEAFTAMRARGAQVTDLVVLVIAADDSVMPQTLEAISHAQAASVPIIIALNKTDRADANPDRIRQQLADRNVLVESWGGKYGEVELSARTGKGVDKLLERISLEAELLELKANPDRTARGVIIEAEVDKGRGIQATILVQKGTLRMGDPFLAGIYSGRVRAMFDERGNKKEIAGPSTPVQILGFDGIPAAGDQFIVLASDSEAKEISSRRQQLKREQDFKQVRFLTLDDISEQIKQGGVQHLRLVLKGDVDGSVEALADALQRLSTPEVQVEMVHRAVGAISENDVRLAAASGAIILGFHVRPNLDARRLAALEHVEIRLYSVIYDCINEVRDALEGLLSPEEKEEVTATVEVRDTFKVPKAGMVAGCYVVDGKIARGNKVRLLRDGVEVWTGGLASLRRFKDDVRDVDSGYECGISLENFNDIKPGDIIEAYKIVEIKRTLEKVAAAR; encoded by the coding sequence ATGTCAGAAACCGCAGTCGCGCAGGGCGCAACGCCGGACACCAAAGGTGATTCGGCTAAAAAGATAACTGTCAGAACGCTTGCTACCGAGATCAACGTCTCGCATGAGACGCTGATATCCTTTTTGCAAAAAAAGGGATACACCTCGGTCAAAACGATTATGTCCAAGATCGAGCCCGATGCGCTCGATGCGGTGATGAAGCAGTTCGGCAAGGACAAGGACGTTGCCGAAAAGCGCCATAAAAAGCTAGCTGCCTTCAAAGAACAACGCGCAAAAACGCGTGAGGACTATCTCTCCGATCATCCGGATCAGCGCCGCACCGAAGAACCAGGCACTGCTGAGGTAGCAGCTCCCGTGACAGCTCCACCTGTTGCGGCCCCTATTGTTGCTGCTTCGCCAGTCACACCGTCTGCGCCAATCGAAGTATCAGCACCCGAAACGATTGAACTGCCGCCGGTCGAGGCGCCCGAGCCAGTCGCGCCGGATCTTGTTGCAGCCGCCGCTACCCCGACTGAGGTTGAGGTTCCGGAAGCACAGACTCCTGAGGCAGCTGAACCGGAAGTCGAAGCGCAACCTGCAGCGGAAATTGCGACAGAAGTCGAGCCCGAACCTGTTGAGGAAGTCTCTGTCGTTGCCGAAGGTCCGGCACCGGAAACAGAGATTGCCGAGGGAGCGGAAGGCGGTACCGCCACGCATGGACCCGAAGGCGCAGGCGGAATTCGGCGCAAACATCGACGGAAGACCGTGATCGCTACCGGCGATCCGATGGATCTTCGCGTCGCGCTTCCGGGACTCAAAATCAAGGGCAAGATTGAACTCGAGCCAAAGGAACAGCCACAATTGCGCACTCGGGGCGCGGATGGAAGACTCGGCACCAAGCTCAAAGGCCTTGCCACAAAACATGCACCCACAACCGCCAAGCCGGCAGGAACCGGTGAGGAAGGGGAGATCGTCAAGAAGCGCCGTGGCAAGAGCGTCGACGCCCGTGATGTCAAGGATGCTGTCCGCCGCACGCTGGCTGGCATCGATGAGTCCTCAGCGCTTTCCCGACGTGCCAAGGCGCGCCGCGCCCGGCGTAGCGAACGAGCCGAGGAGCAGGAGCGCCGTGGTGCCGAAGAGGCCGCGCGCGACCGCACGGTTATTAACGCAACGGAATTCCTGACGGCCAACGAGCTGGCCAACCTCATGAATGTCGATGTCGGTGACATCATTTCCAAGTGCATCGCGCTTGGACTGATGGTCTCGATCAACCAGCGGCTCGAAAAGGATACGATCCAGCTTGTGGCCGATGAGTTTGGTTACAGCGTTGAATTCCAGGACGAGTTCACGACCGAAACGCTCGACGATACGCCAGATGAACCGGAGACGCTCAAGTCTCGCCCACCGGTCGTTACGATTATGGGTCACGTCGATCATGGCAAAACATCGCTGCTCGATTACATCCGCAAGGCGAACGTTGTCGCTGGCGAGTCGGGTGGAATCACGCAGCATATCGGTGCGTATGAGGTCACGAACAGTCTTGGTCATCGAATCGCGTTTCTCGATACACCCGGACACGAGGCCTTCACTGCCATGCGCGCTCGCGGTGCACAGGTGACGGATCTCGTCGTGCTGGTTATTGCTGCGGATGATAGTGTCATGCCGCAAACTTTAGAGGCAATTTCGCATGCTCAGGCGGCGAGCGTCCCGATCATCATTGCACTGAACAAGACCGATCGTGCTGATGCGAATCCAGATCGCATCCGTCAGCAACTTGCGGATCGGAATGTGCTGGTCGAGTCTTGGGGAGGAAAGTACGGGGAGGTCGAGCTGTCGGCTCGTACCGGGAAGGGCGTTGACAAATTGCTCGAGCGCATTTCCCTCGAAGCGGAATTGCTGGAGCTCAAAGCGAATCCGGACCGTACGGCGCGCGGCGTTATCATCGAGGCGGAAGTCGATAAGGGTCGTGGCATTCAGGCTACAATTCTTGTCCAGAAGGGCACGCTCAGAATGGGCGACCCATTCCTGGCCGGAATATACTCTGGTCGTGTCCGTGCGATGTTCGATGAGCGAGGAAACAAGAAAGAAATCGCAGGACCATCCACCCCGGTCCAGATTCTCGGATTTGATGGCATCCCCGCTGCCGGCGATCAGTTTATCGTGCTCGCCTCCGACTCCGAAGCAAAGGAAATTTCTTCGCGCCGGCAACAGCTCAAGCGCGAGCAGGATTTCAAGCAAGTCCGCTTCCTGACACTCGACGACATTTCAGAGCAAATCAAGCAGGGCGGCGTGCAGCACTTGCGGCTCGTCCTCAAAGGAGACGTCGATGGTTCGGTCGAGGCATTAGCCGACGCACTTCAGCGCCTTTCAACACCTGAGGTCCAGGTCGAGATGGTCCACCGAGCAGTGGGCGCAATTTCAGAGAACGACGTCCGACTTGCAGCAGCAAGCGGCGCGATCATCCTCGGATTCCACGTGCGTCCAAATCTGGATGCGCGACGATTGGCCGCACTCGAACACGTCGAGATTCGCCTCTACAGCGTCATCTACGATTGCATCAACGAAGTCCGCGATGCACTCGAAGGATTGCTGTCTCCGGAGGAGAAGGAAGAGGTCACAGCAACGGTCGAAGTCCGCGATACCTTCAAGGTACCAAAGGCCGGCATGGTCGCCGGATGTTATGTTGTCGATGGCAAGATCGCCCGTGGCAACAAAGTACGACTCTTGCGCGATGGCGTCGAAGTTTGGACGGGTGGCCTGGCATCGTTACGCCGCTTCAAGGACGATGTCCGCGATGTGGATTCTGGCTACGAATGCGGTATCTCACTCGAGAACTTCAACGACATCAAGCCCGGCGATATAATAGAGGCCTACAAGATCGTCGAGATTAAACGCACATTGGAGAAGGTGGCAGCAGCAAGATAA
- a CDS encoding DUF3078 domain-containing protein codes for MRKLTVTTLTALLSISLLPSLKAQDTTYGWRHALVASVNLAQVSFSHWAPGGTDAFSYVAMLNGKSEKNEPMTNWATSYKLAFGQTKLNGQEIRKGDDEINLESMLTYKIGVHINPYAAVSLRTQFATGYEYPDSGGRIAVSGLFDPAYVMQSAGMGWKPSAIFQTRLGVALREIFTNHYPQYAAEPLEPGSSHASRVQGGAESVSELALPVDDNVLFRAKLDLFSPFKTMDRMVMHGETSLIAKVSKVFSAELAAVFVNDPDLSPFTQIKQGLSIGISYAIL; via the coding sequence ATGCGAAAACTCACCGTCACCACCCTTACAGCTTTACTCTCGATATCCCTTCTTCCGTCCTTGAAGGCGCAGGACACAACGTATGGCTGGCGTCATGCGCTCGTCGCATCAGTGAATCTGGCGCAAGTCAGCTTTTCCCATTGGGCGCCCGGAGGAACCGATGCTTTCAGCTACGTCGCTATGCTAAACGGCAAATCGGAGAAGAACGAACCAATGACTAACTGGGCGACCAGCTACAAGCTCGCCTTTGGGCAGACGAAGCTAAATGGCCAGGAAATTCGGAAGGGAGATGACGAGATCAATCTTGAGTCGATGCTGACGTACAAGATCGGTGTCCACATCAACCCGTATGCGGCAGTTTCGCTTCGCACACAATTCGCGACAGGCTATGAGTACCCAGATTCCGGCGGGCGTATTGCGGTCTCTGGTTTATTCGACCCGGCCTATGTGATGCAGAGTGCCGGTATGGGGTGGAAGCCCTCCGCGATATTCCAGACGAGACTTGGAGTTGCGTTGCGGGAGATCTTTACGAACCACTATCCTCAATATGCCGCAGAGCCTTTGGAGCCTGGCAGCAGCCACGCTTCGCGTGTACAAGGTGGTGCGGAATCGGTTTCGGAACTGGCCCTGCCGGTCGATGACAATGTACTCTTCCGGGCAAAGCTCGATCTCTTCTCCCCTTTCAAGACGATGGACCGGATGGTCATGCATGGTGAAACCAGTTTGATCGCCAAGGTGAGTAAGGTATTCAGCGCCGAGTTGGCGGCGGTCTTCGTCAACGATCCGGATCTATCCCCATTTACACAGATCAAGCAAGGGCTTTCGATCGGGATTTCGTATGCAATCTTATAG
- the nusA gene encoding transcription termination factor NusA — MNPLIVESFADMVREKGIDRDILMSVIEETFAMIIRKKYGMDSKFDLVMNMDKGDIEIYLEKTVVEEVTNPDIEITPADAYKKSGEELEPGDEYVEIINMGKDFGRRLIVAAKQNLNQRIREIERDNVFNEYNSLVGEIIVGEVYQIRHGDLFVIHNRRELLLPKGEQIMRERWRKGDTIRAIVKEVRRGGPTSTPVVILSRSDSRFLERLMEIEIPEIYDGIILIKGVAREPGERAKVAVETTDDRVDPVGACVGMKGVRIHSIVRELANENIDIIPWSPDKAQFLARALSPAKLLEVEINEDSKTATVLVSDDQVSLAIGKQGQNVRLASRLTGYQINLVKEARDEEDIELIDFRDVIGADLYTELIRARIDTAKEFLGAPRESLLRLPGMTPERLEAIRQAIESEFVQGDQLLESSAEKAGVSLTTLRPEFGPSDGESEEAEPVPAPLSPTRAMASEDVPVHEESVDNG; from the coding sequence TTGAATCCACTGATCGTAGAATCGTTTGCGGACATGGTCCGCGAGAAAGGGATCGATCGCGACATCCTGATGTCCGTGATCGAGGAGACCTTTGCGATGATCATCCGCAAAAAATACGGGATGGACTCGAAATTTGACCTTGTCATGAATATGGACAAGGGCGATATCGAAATCTATCTTGAAAAAACGGTCGTGGAAGAAGTCACGAACCCGGATATCGAAATCACACCCGCAGACGCTTATAAGAAATCAGGTGAAGAATTGGAGCCGGGCGATGAGTATGTTGAGATTATCAACATGGGCAAGGACTTCGGTCGCCGCCTGATCGTTGCCGCCAAGCAGAACCTGAATCAGCGCATCCGCGAAATCGAGCGGGATAACGTCTTTAACGAATACAATTCGTTGGTTGGCGAGATTATTGTCGGCGAGGTTTATCAGATTCGACACGGTGACCTCTTTGTGATCCATAATCGCCGCGAGCTGCTATTGCCAAAGGGCGAGCAAATTATGCGCGAGCGCTGGCGCAAGGGCGATACGATCCGAGCGATCGTGAAGGAAGTCCGCCGTGGCGGACCGACCTCGACTCCGGTCGTCATTCTCTCCCGTAGTGATTCGCGCTTCCTGGAGCGCCTGATGGAGATCGAGATTCCAGAAATTTACGATGGCATTATTCTCATCAAGGGTGTTGCCCGGGAACCGGGTGAACGTGCGAAAGTTGCCGTCGAGACGACAGATGATCGCGTCGATCCGGTCGGTGCATGCGTCGGCATGAAGGGCGTTCGCATTCACTCGATCGTCCGTGAGCTTGCCAATGAGAACATCGATATTATCCCGTGGTCGCCAGATAAGGCGCAGTTCTTGGCCCGCGCTCTTTCGCCGGCGAAGTTGCTTGAAGTCGAGATTAACGAGGATTCCAAGACCGCGACCGTACTGGTCAGCGACGATCAGGTTTCGCTCGCGATTGGGAAGCAGGGACAAAACGTCCGGTTGGCTTCGCGTCTGACCGGTTATCAGATCAATCTCGTCAAGGAAGCCCGTGACGAAGAGGATATCGAGTTGATTGATTTCCGCGATGTGATCGGCGCCGATCTCTACACCGAGTTGATTCGCGCTCGCATCGATACCGCAAAAGAGTTTTTGGGAGCGCCTCGCGAAAGCTTGTTGCGCTTGCCGGGTATGACGCCGGAACGCCTCGAAGCGATACGGCAAGCCATCGAATCAGAATTTGTGCAGGGCGATCAGTTGCTGGAGAGTTCCGCCGAGAAGGCCGGAGTTTCTTTGACGACCTTGCGTCCTGAGTTTGGACCATCGGATGGAGAATCGGAGGAGGCCGAACCCGTGCCTGCTCCGCTATCGCCTACCAGAGCAATGGCATCCGAGGATGTACCAGTACATGAAGAAAGTGTGGACAATGGATAA
- a CDS encoding S8 family peptidase, whose protein sequence is MRKLSFLLSLLVAFCLFLRPAPSLSQQKFWIEFRDKGIDSACFQPGEPNFDLTTAMLTPACLRRRSHEMGLPELQTVTVEDAPVSRLYLQSLADMGIKTEKMFRWSNAVSASLDAGQIALVRALPFVREVYPVGRAATLSTQPKDASAFTPVIRQNQDMPESNSTCGYDSVIFHYGYAQSQLDRINVPPLHAMGLDATGVRLGFLDTGFRWRETSSLQTRHVLSEYDYVFHDSVTANQTGDDLGQDNHGTSTFSTAMGYEPDSLIGPAYNASVYLAKTEYIPTEHHVEEDNYAAALQDMEAAGVDVTTCSLGYFTFDPPDSSYTYSDLNGHTSICARAAARAAKLGVLMVTAMGNSGRDTLSPHMLTPADADSVISVGALAPDNTIADFSSRGPASDGRMKPEICAPGMAVWVQSVAGVFEPANGTSFATPLVSGACCLIHEAHPEATVQQIRRAIMSTGDNAKHPDTALGWGRMNAYAAALRLGTIIHVKNVSLKGHTVRFCIALADSSGIKSAFIQYHTSKNFSTRLAPLALVADSLIYSCDLAIDPGDTVFYQVLAVSNVGVRTVRPSNVESIEAPSEQIVGAATEQPQLNVSIRYQSDDGILITSNEPMTWRVFDIAGRDVSPGRLQSDSFFSTISTEPLMSGVYYLHVTAQNGQEVLKPMVVIH, encoded by the coding sequence ATGCGCAAATTGTCTTTTCTTCTCTCATTACTCGTTGCTTTTTGCCTGTTTCTGCGACCGGCCCCATCTTTATCCCAGCAGAAATTCTGGATTGAATTCCGCGATAAGGGAATAGACTCTGCTTGCTTTCAACCCGGTGAGCCGAATTTCGATCTGACGACAGCAATGCTTACACCAGCATGCCTGCGGCGCCGCTCCCATGAAATGGGCTTGCCCGAGTTGCAAACAGTAACAGTGGAGGATGCTCCTGTTTCGAGATTGTACCTTCAGTCTTTAGCGGATATGGGAATCAAGACTGAGAAGATGTTTCGCTGGTCGAATGCCGTTAGTGCCTCGCTTGATGCTGGTCAGATTGCCCTCGTGCGAGCGCTCCCGTTTGTTCGAGAGGTCTATCCGGTTGGCCGAGCAGCGACTCTTTCGACTCAACCGAAAGACGCTTCCGCATTTACTCCTGTGATCCGTCAGAACCAAGACATGCCTGAGAGCAATTCGACCTGTGGTTATGATTCGGTCATATTTCATTATGGATATGCACAGTCCCAACTGGATCGTATTAACGTGCCACCACTTCATGCGATGGGACTCGATGCCACGGGGGTTCGCCTTGGGTTTCTCGACACCGGATTTCGATGGCGCGAAACCTCGTCTCTCCAAACACGCCATGTCCTTTCCGAATATGACTATGTCTTTCATGACAGTGTGACCGCAAATCAGACTGGTGACGATCTTGGTCAAGACAACCACGGGACATCTACCTTCAGCACGGCCATGGGATATGAACCCGACTCACTCATTGGCCCGGCTTACAATGCATCGGTCTATCTTGCAAAGACGGAATACATCCCTACCGAGCACCATGTCGAAGAAGATAATTATGCGGCAGCCCTGCAAGATATGGAAGCCGCAGGTGTCGACGTCACGACATGCTCACTCGGATACTTCACGTTCGATCCACCGGATTCCAGTTATACCTACTCTGATCTGAATGGTCATACTTCGATATGTGCCCGGGCGGCCGCTAGGGCAGCAAAGCTCGGGGTCCTAATGGTAACGGCGATGGGGAACAGCGGCCGGGATACCCTCTCTCCTCACATGCTCACTCCGGCGGATGCCGACAGTGTTATATCGGTCGGGGCTCTGGCGCCAGATAACACCATCGCAGATTTCTCCTCGCGCGGTCCGGCCAGCGATGGTCGCATGAAGCCTGAGATTTGCGCACCAGGGATGGCTGTTTGGGTACAATCCGTTGCTGGCGTTTTCGAACCCGCCAATGGGACAAGTTTTGCGACGCCGCTCGTTTCAGGAGCCTGTTGCCTCATTCATGAGGCACATCCCGAAGCCACCGTCCAACAGATTCGACGCGCCATCATGTCAACAGGCGATAACGCCAAGCATCCCGATACGGCCCTTGGCTGGGGCCGCATGAATGCCTATGCCGCCGCACTACGACTCGGAACGATCATCCACGTCAAGAACGTCAGTTTGAAAGGACATACAGTGCGGTTCTGTATTGCCCTTGCCGATTCGAGCGGCATCAAATCGGCGTTCATCCAATATCACACCTCAAAGAATTTCTCGACCCGTCTCGCACCGCTCGCACTTGTAGCGGACTCGCTGATCTATTCCTGTGATCTGGCGATTGACCCGGGTGACACTGTCTTCTATCAGGTACTTGCTGTGTCCAATGTCGGCGTGCGCACGGTTCGGCCCTCAAATGTCGAATCCATCGAGGCTCCATCTGAGCAGATTGTTGGTGCCGCAACTGAGCAACCCCAATTGAACGTCTCAATACGCTATCAATCGGATGACGGGATTCTGATAACATCCAACGAGCCAATGACTTGGCGCGTCTTCGATATTGCTGGTCGCGACGTATCACCGGGCCGCCTGCAATCAGACAGTTTCTTCTCTACTATCAGTACCGAGCCATTGATGAGTGGAGTATACTACCTTCACGTAACCGCCCAGAACGGACAGGAAGTCCTCAAGCCGATGGTGGTCATCCACTGA